A part of Streptomyces sp. NBC_01497 genomic DNA contains:
- a CDS encoding BtrH N-terminal domain-containing protein, translating into MTSEPLAPARTETPLLWYRDPVSCLQSTFASVLAHTGTEPLPALGAGWEFRHVPGDVRSEEFYYPCRYRGDLGRSLFPHHDVTSSWWRPENQDDPLREIRESLAERRLVIAAVDNYYLPFRPAFGDVHAAHLLVVYGLDERRGLVHVSDAMPPAFQGPLPVDDFLRSWGSANPQDHQDAFFSDSEISRRCLAVSAGEAQAVPDPGRLAGWLRANLEQFEEPGEGEGYAGLAGLDRYARELAAGARAGETRPLQELYPFGWGMQAQAALHGELLRERGTAWRLPALAGAGRAVESVAHAWTPLRITGAHSLDDPAGAAADLRRHAEVLRWRYTDAIEAVRRAVGAL; encoded by the coding sequence ATGACCAGTGAACCGCTCGCTCCCGCACGGACCGAGACGCCCCTGCTCTGGTACCGGGACCCCGTCAGCTGCCTCCAGTCCACGTTCGCCTCCGTGCTGGCCCACACGGGTACCGAGCCGCTGCCCGCGCTCGGCGCGGGCTGGGAGTTCCGTCACGTCCCGGGTGACGTACGGTCGGAGGAGTTCTACTACCCGTGCAGGTACCGGGGAGACCTCGGCCGCAGCCTGTTCCCCCACCACGACGTGACGTCCTCCTGGTGGCGCCCCGAAAACCAGGACGATCCACTGCGTGAGATCCGGGAGTCGCTGGCGGAACGCCGACTCGTCATCGCCGCCGTGGACAACTACTACCTCCCCTTCCGGCCGGCCTTCGGCGACGTGCACGCCGCGCATCTGCTCGTCGTGTACGGCCTCGACGAACGCAGGGGCCTGGTCCACGTGTCCGACGCGATGCCCCCGGCGTTCCAGGGGCCGCTCCCGGTCGACGACTTCCTGCGCAGCTGGGGGTCGGCGAACCCGCAGGACCATCAGGACGCCTTCTTCAGCGACTCGGAGATCAGCCGGCGGTGCCTCGCCGTCTCGGCGGGAGAGGCCCAGGCGGTTCCCGACCCCGGCCGCCTCGCCGGCTGGCTGCGCGCGAACCTGGAGCAGTTCGAGGAGCCGGGGGAGGGGGAGGGGTACGCCGGGCTGGCCGGACTCGACCGCTACGCAAGGGAGTTGGCAGCCGGCGCACGGGCCGGCGAGACCCGCCCGCTGCAGGAGCTCTACCCGTTCGGCTGGGGCATGCAGGCGCAAGCGGCACTCCACGGCGAACTCCTGCGAGAGCGGGGGACCGCCTGGCGGCTGCCGGCACTCGCCGGAGCCGGCCGTGCCGTGGAGAGCGTCGCGCACGCGTGGACCCCGCTGCGGATCACCGGGGCACATTCCCTGGACGACCCGGCCGGAGCGGCGGCAGACCTGCGCCGGCACGCGGAGGTGCTGCGGTGGCGCTACACCGACGCGATCGAGGCCGTCCGACGCGCCGTCGGGGCGTTGTGA